The following nucleotide sequence is from Paroedura picta isolate Pp20150507F chromosome 1, Ppicta_v3.0, whole genome shotgun sequence.
TCACAGGCCATCCAGATCCTACAAGTGAAGCTTACTGCCTTCCAGGTGAAGCTGCCCACTGTCAAACTATGTGCTGTGTGTGATTACTTCCACAACACTTTCATCAGGCATTACTCGCTGTACCAGTTCACGTTAGGGCAGGAGAGAGACCGCCGACAATCCTTTACCAGCCTCGAAGTCTATGCTCCGCCCATCCCTCTGCCGCTGATGGAAGGCATGGATGTTGAAGTCTGGAAGTACCAGAAACAGCTGGCCATCCTCTCTGAGATGGAAGCCCAAAAGAGAGCTGAGATGGTGCATATTCGAGAAACCCTGGACCGGGAGAGGGAACGTACACTGCAGAAAGTGTACGGTGATGTCCAACGGCAAACACAAGTCCTCAGCAAAGAGGTAAATCAGGAAAATGGAATGTAATAACATGTCCTGAGTAGACATAGCTATGTTACTGATgtatgagggtaagtcaaaaacTATTGCTACAAAATGATAGAAGCCCTCCTTAAACgaaaatatcaaaatatgaagctattgtttcttgacataGCCTCCATCTAGATCTATACAGTTCTGGtggtgtttccatctctctaacccttcccCAAAAATTCTGTGCTCTTCAATTTGCACAAtgtcaaaatggcagttttgacATCCTTGAGGAATTCATGTTCCTTTGAGTGTTGGGAACAAAAAATAAGCGTGAagggggcaagatcagggctgtagggtGGATGGGGTAAAGTTTCCCAATGAAATCCTCATAGTACAGCCCTCGCTACCCTCGAGGAACAAGTAAGTGCATTGTTTTGATGGGGGAAAAGAATCCTTGGCataactttcctggcctttttctcaccaatgcagttttcCATTTAAAACGTCTCGAAGGACACAAGACAATCACGGCGGCTTATTTTGAAGCCCCTGTGATTGTCTTGCGTCCTTCAAGAAAATTactttgtttggaataaacctgTTCATGTATGAACTGGAAATTTGGTAGCATTATTGTTTACCTTACCctcagatttatatcccacttttctccccaatagggacccgAAGCAGCTTTCATTGTTTCTCCTGTCTTTATGTTATCCTAACAATAATTTGTAGGGAGGgctaggagggggggaaatggtgagtccaagatcacccagcaagcttccatggccaagcatggatctgaacctgggtttcccatgttcactttaaccactatactgtgTGCCACAGTGGCTCCCACCCGAACAGGCCTTGAACAGATTTAACTAGTATTAGTTTAGCTATTTTTCGCAAGGAACTCTGTGAGAAGGAACCCAGCACAGATATGGGGAAATTTTCACCTCAGATATTTTTGTACTCCACCTCACATAAGCCACCCGTTTCTGCGGGGAAGACGCTATGAGAGCTAAAAAGAAGTTGATGTTCAGAGCGGAGATGCATCTCctcattctgggtataaactcTCAAATTGTCACAGAGCAAGAGGCTTGGGAATCCCATTGAACAGAGTTGCCAGGAAGCAGAAAGATCCACAGATGtgttctctcaccctcacctgcaACACTGAAATAAATTGCAATTAGAAAACAACCTAACCCACGAGGCACCACAAAAAGGCAATTTGTGGAATCTAATCTCTGAAGCTCTTTCTTGTGTTACTAGAAGAAGGATATATATAGGTTCCATCTCTGACCTTCACTGTCTTGCTGTCCCAACTTCCACACCCCCAGCTCTTCCCTTGACTCTCTATAGCCATGATCAGGGGCTGTAGCTTGGAGGTTGAAGCAAGGTTGAAGCAAGTTGAAAAGATCTTAATAGACGTTGTGGAAAACGTtgcctaagaccttggagagTTATTTCCAGTCAGTGTAGATAAATATTACCCCAATGGTATCAGGTGGGCTTTCTGTGTTTGTTATCTCTAACAACCCTCTCAATACCTGTTATGACCAGGTGGCCACAGGTTGTGTTATCCTCATCAGCCAAAGGCCCCACACGGTACTCAAAGCACTTATGGCCTTTCATACAAGAAAGCTGTGGGGGATGATTCAAGAAAATGTTCCCATTTCTCCTGTCAATTCCCTGCATCTTGCTAGATCGCTTCATCTACAAATGCTGGTCAGAGCTTCTGCACTCAACCGGCTACTCActacttacaaacaccttcagCTTACTTTGTGAACTGAcagaacggatctctgtagttAATGCAGCACTCCAGGCTAGgcccttggctgcctcttccaacctggctctccctccctccctccctcccacccgcccTTTCTCTCTGGTCACAGTCTGCCTAATCAGGCCATGACGAGTTTAGTACGCTTGATACGGAAAGCTGTCCTCCTGTCTAGGCATGCTTTTCTGGGACTCCTCCTCCTGGAAGCAAATTAATGTGGAGAATTTAATGAAACTGAGGCGGTTTTTATTGTCAGCCTGTCTATTGAGTGGAATTAATGGGGCATTAATGCCCACGCGTGGATGTCTCACTGTGCTGCCGGCAGTGGCAGGTGAGTTCAAGCAAAGTCAGAGAGTGTCACCTTTTGAACTCCAGTGAAGCGCTGGGGTGTCAGTCCTGGAGGGCATAATAGGTTGTTCAAAGTACTACCCTATATGGTGATAAGACACTCCCATGCTTGGCCTTACCAAGGCCTGGATTTTGCCACACTACACTCAAGGCCTTCAGGATCTATGAGACTCTTCCAATCAGTAGCTCCCAGGAGTTACCCAGAGAGCAGACACTGctgctattaattaattaattaattacccaATTCTCCTAAAGCTCAGGACATAGGATTTCCAGCTCCTGgttggaaatacctagagattttgagaACAGAGTCTGAAGATGGCAgggttgggaagaggagggacttaGTGGGGTATAATCCCATAAATTCAACTGCATTTTACTGATGTTacttgccctgagcctcatgggaaaggCAAGTtataaaaatagttttgttttatttatttcaaagcagtcattttttctaGGGGATCTAATCTGTGTCCCATGGAGATTAGCTATAATCTCAAGAGAGCCCTAGCCATCACTGGAGATTGGTAGCCATAACAGAATGGCTACAAATTCCACAGTGAACAACCCTCAGTAGAAATACAGTAGCCTGTGGACTCTCACTAAGAGACAGCTCCATTCTAGACAGATGAATTCCAAAGTCTCAGAAGAAAAGCCCTGTCAAGTAACACATCCTTACAGGATTTCAGAAATATGGCAAGGGATGGGGCCACCGAAAACCCCCTGGAAAAAGCTCTCAAATAGGTGGCAAGAAGCACTATGGACTCACTGCTGTGAAGACAAATTGGAAAGGAGCTGCTAAACTGGATAGAGTTGTTGAATTGGTTCATACAAGGTGGACCTTCAGGTACACATGTCTCAGGCCATGAAGGATTTTAAAGGCTTTGAACTGAACCTAGAAGCTGATACGCAGCAAATATAATTGTTTAAATATTGCAGAAATAAGGATGAACCAACAGGTTCCTGTCAACAAGTTAGCCAGCTTGTTAGGAAACAACTGAAGCAACTTGAGTTGTCTTCCAAGGGGAAGACTATGCAGAGTATGTTACAGTAGTCTAGGCTGCTGACTGCCTTTGACATGTATTGTATGAATAATGGCTGGCTACCTCCCTGACCCACTTGAAGCTTTAGGTCCCTACGCTATGTCCTTGGCTACTTTCCAGCCTTGTCAGCACAAAGCTGTGTTCCCAAGACACACCCTGTGAACGCGCAGAGGAAAAGCATAAAGTCACTGAGAACGTATCTGGCAAACATCAGAAGGCTAAGGGCCACAGCAGGTGTGATGGTGGCAGCCATGTTTGTTTAGGTATCTGTCTTGCTCTTCTAGAAAGTGGGTTAAAATGTCATCTTTTTGTAACATACATAAGCACCCATAAATGAGGGAATCTGGACTCCAACGGTGctgtggagcagggagggaggcctgTGTGCATTCGGAAGAGTGCCATTTGGCTGGCCCTTTGGCTCCTTTGGGGCCCAgatttctgctggcagctcattccactgggttggagccagacacacttctttggggaCAGGAACCACCAGCAAGCTGGATTTGGCCAATCACTgcactcttcaggggacatatttAGAGAGGCAGTTGCTCAGTCATAAAGAAAGGTAGGATATTAAAATTTCAATAAATAAGCAacatgtctgaggaagagtgctcgcaCTCGAAAACACACACCCtgaactggactctgattttattaagcaaAATGTAGTGGGGTTGTTAGGGTGGCTACAGATGCAGCTTGTGGCCATGGGACTTCcccatggcaggtttccctgAAGTTTCCTTTCCCCAGTTCCCAGCAACAGCCATCTCCCCTCCCACACATTGTTTTCAATAAGTAATTGAATATCATTCTGCCACCATGATGTCATAACAACATGTTTAACAGGTCCTCTGAATCCCCAGCTCTCGTTTTAAAAGTTAAGGCTCTATCTCCTTCCATTCTGGAGACACACCTTTCCCCTTACCTCTGTGCAACAAGACATgtcaggggaaatggctgccattggggcAAGAAAATCGAAATTTTCCCACCCGCACAGCAGCCATCCTTGTTTTACTGCAAGTATAGCAAAGCAGATTAGAGGAAGTTCATGGGAAAGCTGCAGAAACCCCAGTAAGTACACAAATGGTCGGGGGAAGAAGGCGTGGAGGGAAAGCGTCCCAAAATTATCAAACCAGGGTAATAATCCACTTGGAAATTGTCTTAGCATAAAACAATTCCAGATGTCTCCACACCTCGTCTGTCTCATGATTCCTGTTTTTATCAAACCTATCCCTAAACTGCCTTTTCTTAGCTACAGGTGATATTGAATTCACTGTGCACCATCCTCATTAATAATTTGCCTGTTCCTGAATTCCCCTATTCCGCTCTTTCCTGGCCCATGTAATGAGACCTGTGTGGCTTCTCTGCTCCATGCTGCACTGTCTGTTTTGAAACAAACTTATGAATAGCAGAAAGTAGTAAGTAACAAATTTGCAAAGGAGAAAAATGCGATAtactgggccttttcgcacagggatctttgttgcaaattgtttgcggaatgaaaaatcgccatttaaaatagtggaattcgtcgttatgcatacctgcctttgtagtggaatcagttgcgttttttagcgtttcccacaggcttccggtctcggcagaaatcgctagaaaggaagcgctatggccaagctcgtcccgcccctggccgtcaagcagccaatgggcagccgttagcatgctcccaaacagcccctttccctttaagaaaggttttttttttaaaaaaaacgacccatagcaacgaatctaggtagattcgttgctacggagagacccatccagctgcctaatgtgagctgtcgtttgattgtatgatcgtttgcacgctgcctcgagtgataaaccccccccctctcacgggcccgattttcggctgaatttatttgtaaaaaataaagggactttatttcagcaaacgggcttttcagtggtttgtgcttagtgactaaaggtgaaggactgaagccagggaagcctctaaacagaaagaggctcgcatccccgctcgctcggagaaaaaaaaatggcgatcgcttcgccggaagtttggaggagagagccagggggagggactttgaagaaccagcaacaatggtaacgcacaggtctttagcgctactgttgcagattggttgcaggagtgtatcgctatccggagggtgaatccacttttctggattcccctgaaagcgccacaacgaagcgctttttgctgattggtttcaggattgttgcagattgtctacgacgtcgtgggttatggcaaattagtagcgtttccaaatagcaaccattctgctactttgaagccgtgcgaaatggcccactaTGTTCTCCTCAGTGTGCATTTTGCACCTAGAGTATTTACAGCAATAGCAATGTACCTCTTAGTCAATTTTTACTAGCTTAATATATAAAGTCCCGTGGTATGTACGTAACCATGTGGGAAGCATTTCTTCTTTGGGCTATACTAGTTGCGATGTCCGTTTTCCAAATGCCTGCCCAATTCCGAAGGTCAGGATCTAAATTTTACAGGCAAAGGTAGACACTGGTAAAGGGGTTTGAAGGTCCGTTCCCTCCCCATCCTCCATCTTCTGGCCACTCCAGCTCACTTCTAGTATCAGAATCAAGCTGACACAAGACTGTGCGTGGGTTCAACTCTTTGGAAAGCCCTCTCCACATTACATTTAGGTGCTTCAAAACTAGGCAACAGGACTGCATACTGCTTCTGATCCTCCCAATATATGAGGCTGTTTTGTGCAAAGAGAGTAACATCTTCaggatcaggggtgggcaaactgtggccctccagatgtccatggactacaattcccatgagcccctgccagcatttgctagtgggaattgtagtccatgaacatctggagggccacagtttgcccaccactGTTCAGGATGCACCAACATGTGCCTTTCAAAATCAGGACTTCTGACGGTGCAAACTCAAAGCTGGAAAGTATGCACCTTGCCCCTATTtacacaactggcaaccattcATAGTTCCATGCAAATCCTGGCATGCTGCCTCAGAGCAAGTGGTCCTCTGTATTCAGCCCAGAGTTACAGGTAAGCTAAGGGGCAGTTCAGTTCTCCCTCCAGACCCCTTCTGAGGCTACTGCAGACGACTGGTTTGGCAAGTAgattgcagccagtttggtgtagtggttaagagtgcggacttctaatctggagagccgggttcatttctgcactcccccacatgcaaccagctgggtgaccttgggctcaacacagcactgatcaagctgttctgaccgagcagtgaaatcagggttctctcagcctcacctacctcatagggtgtctgttgtggagagaggaaagggaaggtgactgtaagccgctttgagcctcctttggatagagaaaagcagcatataagaaccaactctcttcttcttcttcttcttcttcttcttcttcttcttcttcttcttcttcttcttcttcttcttcttcttcagcactgCTTAGGTACATTTTCCTCAATCATCCATGTTAATTAAGCAGAAACCCATGTGCATGTTGGTTTGCTTTCCAGGTTCTGACATACCTTGTCAAAGAAGCCATTAAGACCCAGATCCAGAGTCTGTGTGAGATCCTCCAGAATGAGATCCAGACCACCTTTGAAATCTTGCAGTTAAAGCTCCAAAAGAAGACCCTGCTGCTGAACCCCCCAGTCCCATACCCTCCGCCACCCACCCCTGAAGAGAAAAGGAAACCCAGCAAAACttcaaggaagaaggagaaaacgaagaaaaaggaggagggtgtggaagacaagaagaagaaaaagaagaaataattggCATTGCCACCCCCACGTTAGGGCCTCTTTTCCTCCCCAGTTCTGCCTTCCGTCTTGGAGTCTAGGGCATAATGAAATGGTTAGGGTCTGACTGAgatgtgccacttcaaactgcaggtGGTGTCTTATGATAGAATACacatataacaaacaaacaaaagcatccCCAAAACTGTCTTACATAAAATGAGGGAGGATTATAGCCTAATTTTCTTGACCTGCTAATGTTCAATGGGcagggatttttgttttgtttttttttatggaaGAGGCTCCACCAGTAGTCAGAAGTGGTTTGGCCCAGGCATAGGTTTGACCAGCTCTGTGAGACCTTGGCCCACAACGCTTTACACTCATGAACAAAACAGAGATCTACAAACCAACGAACCTAAGCCTGTGTGTATGTGGGTTACGCCTACACATGGGTGGGTATTTGGAAGCCATTGTGGGATGGTTCTTAGGAAGGGACCCGAAACTGAAGGGTGCTCTGAATGTACTTAAGACCCACGCTGCTCCTAATAAATTGAAAGGTGGATCATCTTTTTAAACTCAtgcctgtttcttttttaattaaaaaacagcCTTGGCTGCTCTGTGAAATTCCACTGACAAAATTGTCAGCATCTCACAAATAAAAACAGGGCTACATTtcaaatacaccccccccccaattttaacaCCAAAGACTATGCCTTCCCCCATTTTCACTGAAGACTGTACTCTGCCTTAGTTAAATATTTAGAAAAGGTCTACCCTGCTTCTGTATTAAAATAACACTCGAGACAGCTTACATTAAAAGCTTAAAACAGAGTAAATATAatgataactttatttttatagcctgcccttcctggttggctcagggcaggtaagtaacagaaaaatgtaaagacactggggagggggggggaccccaagTAGTATAGCTGTCAGCAGTACAGTCACAGAAGCAGCACCTGCACAAATCAACAGCATAAGCCATGGGCAGAAAGAGCAGTCAACATCACGTCAGGAGTTCAGTTCACGAGCTCTCTGGATGGGATTTAGAAACACAGAACCTCAGAATCgtagagtttgaagggatctcTGTGGTCATCTACTCCAAACCCTCTGCACAGTgtgagaactcacaactacctgcccacccacagtgaccccaatttcatgcccaagtgatctctccaccaaaaatctttACATGTTTCCAGAATTTCCTGAGCCAAAGCCCAAAGGAGTAAGAGGGGCTTCTGGGGCAGGGGATTACaaagttggggtgtgtgtgtgtggctgaatAGGCCCTGGCTTGCTGTGGCGACACAAGAGCATTGGAGTAAATAGAACaccagccctatcagggctgccAAAATTACATCACAGGCAGGCTTGTGTGAGTGAGTGGAGGTGGCCCCTCTCATCCCCTTGACCTAACCCGcataagggctttaaaggttcgCTTCAAATTGTGCCTGGTATCTGTCAGGCCACACTCTCTTCAGGTCTCTACCACTTCGTTCTCCTGCAGATATAAACTGGGCTTTGGCTTCTAGAGGTGCCAGGTTTAGCAAAATTAGCCAAGGAGTCAGCATCTATAAGTCAGTCTGTGGTACAGACACGACCCAAGAGAAAATTCCGGCAGGGATCAGATGCTAGGATCCAATGAGATGACAGTGTAGATCGGGCTGAAAGGCTGAGCCGGGAGGTAACACATTTATACCCTCAAAGCACATTTCATTGGCCCTTCTTGCCAGCAGATCTCAGATCCCATCGGTCCTCCAGCCATTATGTGCAGTTCTCCTGCTGGATAGATTTAAATAATCCTGGGCCTTTATGGGTGGAAATTAAAAatccatataaataaatagaatacatTTGGCAAGGTATCTAGTATAGCAGATTGAGGAGCatactaaaaaaaacaacagctattTTAGGCAAGAGCCAGTGCATGTCAGGATGGCATTTGCCCTCTACTcccacccagttcttcctcttgaGAGAACCCTTTCCAGAGCTTCTTTCAGCAAGTCAAACAGGAAAGTAGGTCAGATTCTGAGTCCCACCCTTCTACCCCCATCGCTGGCAGTCTTCTCAGCCATACTTGTTTTAgagtctcctctctcccccccccccattcctggggGTTTTAGGGGAAGATCAGACACTATATTGGCTAGCCCCCATCATCTGAGCAGATCTGACAGTTTCCTTCCTGATAGGGCTGGTGTTCTATTTACTCCAATGCTCCTGGGAAGAAATGATGCTGAAGGACAGAACTTCAAACTTTCTCGTAATCAAAAGCAATGGCATGCAGGGAAATAATGTGGTAGAGGCAAGGAAAAGGAACAGGGCATCCACTTTAGGATGGGACACTCAATCAAAAGGGCTTCCCCACTGCATTTTTGATGAAGGTAATTACAGGGGGAACTCTGTGATAGAGCTAGTAGTGTTTCTAAGGCACTTTCAGAGGGAAAATGGTGTTGCCATGATAGCAAACTGCAGTGCTTTATGGGAGAACATAAAGACTATAAagtgtttttaaattataaagCAAAAGTGCAAATTcagaatcagggtggccaacaggactaacagaactgctctatgagaacagctctaagagaactgtgactggcccatagtcacccagctggcagcacgtggaggagcagggaatccaacccagttctccagattagaggccaccattcctaaccgctacaccctGCTGCCTCTCacagggaggaagaagggagaaacCAGAACGTTATTCCCCTCACCCACaaaaaagcacaaacaattccTGATTTTCCCCTCAATCCTCAGCTGAAAGCATAAAGGTAGCACCAGGACTCATAACATCCGGTTGGAGAGGCCGGCTACTGTTATCAGACAGGAAACAGTGCTGGACACATCCTCTTCTTAGTCTCAGCAGCAAAAGTCACCTCCAGGCAGGATTTGGCAGGAAAACACACAGCAGAGCGTCTTAAGCCTTCTTTTTAACACGGCAGGAGCCTGCCTGTCCTTTGGGGAAAAGACACTCCTTTCCTTCGCCCGACAGATCAGAGTGGGAGAAAGTTTTCTGAGCAAGGGCTGCCGGCTTTGTGTATCTAACGGACTTGTAAATACTGGAatgccgcctccttctccctccaaGCTTTCTCCTTCGCTTCTTGGTCTCCCGATTTAGCCTAGCTTCTGACTGCCACCAGTGAACATTCCTTCCTAGAACTGTTATTACAAGCAATTAAGGCAAATCCCTAGTCAGCACCTAATTTTGAGCGGTTGTGACACATAAGACTGAAGGGCTGCCAGCACTGGCTCTGCTCACCCATAGCTGAGACACGGGAAAAGGGAACTTTAACCTCCACCTGCCCAGTCTGAATAGGTATGGCAGAACCCTCCTTCGTGATGCAGGAAGTCCTGGGGATGGAGGTCTCCAGCAATAACACCTGTTTAAAAATCAGGCAGGTGTGCAGACCCAATTCTGACTGGAACCAAAGAGCAGGAGGGCTTCCATGCCATTCTCAGAACCTGAAATAGTCCTCTCCTCTAACGCCTCAGTCCCAACCTGAATCAGGCCCCTGCATATCAATTATGTACTAAAAAATAAGACAGAGACTCTGTTCAAGCACCTCCACCCTCGTGTCTGGATTTGCCCTTCCCTGCATGAGCCAAGACCTAGGGCAGTTGAGACACATGAGAACTCTGCCAAAGTCTCAATGGCTATATAATGTCctgcatggggtggggtgggggagcagtccTTGGG
It contains:
- the C1H8orf74 gene encoding uncharacterized protein C8orf74 homolog, producing MASLSAEGVETVIQLQRKLGRQYLRVLLEWKEFDEIRDLRRSIQLDTIYYSLVFAAEKGLPWPAVAEVGKLAVELLDETQGLPISQAIQILQVKLTAFQVKLPTVKLCAVCDYFHNTFIRHYSLYQFTLGQERDRRQSFTSLEVYAPPIPLPLMEGMDVEVWKYQKQLAILSEMEAQKRAEMVHIRETLDRERERTLQKVYGDVQRQTQVLSKEVLTYLVKEAIKTQIQSLCEILQNEIQTTFEILQLKLQKKTLLLNPPVPYPPPPTPEEKRKPSKTSRKKEKTKKKEEGVEDKKKKKKK